One window from the genome of Ciconia boyciana chromosome 8, ASM3463844v1, whole genome shotgun sequence encodes:
- the PPRC1 gene encoding peroxisome proliferator-activated receptor gamma coactivator-related protein 1 isoform X2 — MAALRGGAVPAAAGAGVGGAAAGAAPRGPAGGGAPREPPLRAGSPLQCFSLEEDDLNLTSLDAETILEAEEILGTMQNYLDSSVISIIEDLSLSEQSKACLDAQNELSLLTAITEILDSTDDETLSPFDTIMDVELLTSPRERENPSFQKFLSLSRPSLECESPALEQPKALRPLSSSSSISVVGKTDTDLAWDRATHGLEDPALPKKQVCSTPRVERKLGRHRAREQPLPQRSDGEEEEEEASLSTELDSSMEAAEFCVSGAEAVPEEREDPCIINTGDVSLSELVKSMHPYCLPTFTVCLDPETEPVAKELLSGPVLLEIVPGEGETVEIPVVLQPLAPSFPDQEPQLLGAGEGTRESVPEDREELPGAPAQENRIEEEKEEKPPGKEPSCTTPESTSPPETAAPRAWSPGSISQRSAEAPAGSKREGTEKGRGRERARKSRKKKAEEDQSEQARPGRDCVAHRLRSAGSGQPPGQPPTSRRRAARPSVQVSDFLARQLERARKEGQMELQVERVPWPRGRPRSMAGASLPKKAQQELQKEPAPEMVSVGLEKAETVVPPEKTAPNAEEPPAAVRPGPADQAEGEGDAQLAAEEGNGVLDTASPLSERGVGLEPPQSLPAAEPSEGLPKEAKPKALSLREYRIRMLHRQPSPGSRKDGEKQAVSKWPSIPEPPTELAEIPCLVSPVRPAAEAAGAQKSPEKPASPTAVPSPAGKAPAAPASAPAPATAPPPPSTPMPFVVPNVPPAAGAAPAGMPPASAGAYALYPPVPSWPCFSPQPVGCHGLPPPPSTGSPSTFHMVPGLPPPAMAWPPPAVPPPPPFGPGGPYAPVGWAPPSYWPGIPMPPLVPPLAYGDPGAALQGTAAFPAGGHPSTALLHGQPPTAPALSCLEPPAFPVQPPATPASETGAAGGPARPATSRVSDPRRQARLAGESSLPKAPPAPAPAQPLAAPSAAAAQPGRVPPAAPAQHTAAPQAAPAQPPEEPQAATPTQLPKAPPAAICCPAEVSPAAGPVGESPGTHPVDEAAGPGKGAVEKALPEPKAAAGQEPPGHKSASQAVAPPPKAGRESSLPTKAPAARPWRHQPLLSPAQPSDSSKDIVQAFISEIGIEATDLSSLLEQFEKSEAKKEEAPVQPPEDRRPAGSSGLETQQDRKPPDSLQASELANVAGLTPPATPPHQLWKPLPAVSLLAKAKSPGSAPQEGPQKVAKLTKAKPLPQSKLQGKNPASASAGSAPSHVCSGDHDYCIPGAARPESNGSSGTQPPTEGGSRWNVKHHRDITIKPISSLTKRTLDQPKPTPPAPATTVEPSQEPLATACLAPLDYRTSVPNKATTGCSSPPTSVLLSPAASPCRDQEMRTPSAQPSHAAAKRSLRCYRRPQDSPSPPASSWRAGRSRASRSFSSSSDGASESSSSSSSSSSRSRSRSFSPPPKRWRRYRSRCSHSSSSRSSCGSCGRSRDRSSSSSSASSYSSRSTSRSQSRSRSPSPRRRSNRRRRYSYDAQDHYQRQRILQKERAIEERRVVFIGKIPSRMTRSELRHRFSVFGDIEECTLHFRSEGDNYGFVTYRYAEEAFAAIESGHKLRRPDEQPFDLCFGGRRQFCRRNYADLDSNREDFDPAPVKSKFDSLDFDTLLRQAQRSLRR; from the exons ATGGCGGCGCTGCGGGGCGGAGCGGtgcccgccgcggccggggccggggtcggcggcgccgcggccggggccgctccgcgggggccggcgggcggcggagccccGCGCGAGCCGCCCCTCCGCGCCGGCAGCCCCCTGCAG TGCTTTTCCCTTGAGGAGGATGACCTGAACTTAACGTCGCTGGATGCAGAAACCATCTTGGAGGCTGAAGAGATCCTGGGGACGATGCAGAACTATCTTGACTCTTCTGTGATCTCCATCATCGAGGACCTCTCTCTGAGCGAG CAGAGCAAGGCCTGCCTGGATGCGCAGAATGAGCTGTCCCTGCTGACTGCCATCACCGAGATCCTGGACAGCACGGACGACGAGACCCTGTCCCCCTTCGACACCATCATGGATGTGGAGCTGCTGACCTCGCCTCGGGAGCGGGAGAATCCCTCA TTTCAGAAGTTTCTCAGCTTATCCCGGCCGTCGCTGGAGTGCGAGAGCCCTGCCCTGGAGCAGCCCAAGGCTCTCAGgcctctgagcagcagcagcagcatctctgtggTTGGGAAG ACCGACACAGACTTGGCCTGGGACCGTGCCACTCACGGCCTTGAGGACCCGGCGCTGCCGAAGAAGCAAGTCTGCAGCACCCCGAGGGTGGAGAGAAAGCTGGGCCGGCACCGGGCCCGagagcagcccctgccacaGCGCAGcgatggggaggaagaggaggaggaggcttcCTTGAGCACAGAGCTAGACAGCAGCATGGAGGCTGCGGAGTTTTGCGTGAGTGGGGCCGAGGCGGTGCCGGAGGAGCGTGAAGACCCCTGCATCATCAACACGGGTGACGTGTCCCTGAGCGAGCTGGTGAAGTCCATGCACCCTTACTGCCTGCCCACTTTCACCGTGTGCCTGGACCCTGAGACCGAGCCCGTGGCCAAGGAGCTCCTGAGCGGTCCCGTCTTGCTGGAAATTGTGCCTGGTGAGGGGGAGACCGTGGAGATCCCTGTGGTGCTGCAGCCACTGGCCCCCAGCTTCCCCGACCAGgagccccagctcctgggagcaggggagggtACCAGAGAGTCAGTCCCAGAGGATCGAGAGGAGCTGCCAGGAGCTCCAGCCCAGGAAAACAGGAtcgaggaggagaaggaggagaaaccGCCTGGGAAGGAGCCCTCCTGCACTACCCCGGAGAGCACGTCCCCACCGGAgacagcagcacccagagccTGGAGCCCTGGCAGCATCTCCCAGCGCAGTGCAGAAGCACCAGCAGGCAGCAAACGCGAGGGCACCGAGAAGGGACGTGGCCGTGAGAGAGCAAGGAAGAGTcggaaaaagaaagcagaggaggaccAAAGCGAGcaggccaggccaggcagggactGCGTGGCCCACCGGCTCCGCTCGGCCGGCTCTGGGCAGCCCCCGGGCCAACCGCCCACCagccggcggcgggcagcgcgtCCCTCCGTCCAGGTCTCGGACTTCCTGGCGCGGCAGCTGGAGCGAGCCCGGAAGGAGGGGCAGATGGAGCTGCAAGTCGAGCGGGTGCCGTGGCCCCGGGGCAGGCCCCGGAGCATGGCGGGGGCCTCCCTGCCCAAGAAAGcgcagcaggagctgcagaaggagccGGCGCCAGAAATGGTGAGCGTAggcctggagaaggctgagaCTGTGGTGCCTCCGGAGAAGACCGCACCAAACGCAGAGGAGCCGCCAGCTGCAGTGCGTCCCGGCCCCGCAGACCAGGCTGAGGGCGAGGGGGATGCACAGCTGGCTGCTGAAGAGGGCAACGGGGTCTTGGACACTGCCTCTCCTCTTTCAGAGcgaggtgtggggctggagcccccCCAGAGCCTGCCGGCGGCTGAGCCGAGTGAGGGCCTGCCCAAGGAAGCCAAGCCCAAGGCCCTGAGCCTGCGGGAATACCGCATCCGCATGCTGCACCGCCAGCCCAGTCCAGGCAGCAGGAAGGACGGAGAGAAGCAAGCGGTCAGCAAGTGGCCCAGCATCCCTGAGCCTCCGACAGAGCTGGCGGAGATCCCCTGCCTGGTGTCACCCGTGCGCCCCGCCGCCGAGGCGGCCGGCGCTCAGAAGAGCCCGGAGAAACCCGCCAGTCCCACTGCCGTCCCTTCTCCTGCCGGCAAAGCTCCCGCTGCTCCAGCTTCGGCTCCAGCACCTGCCACGGCTCCACCACCCCCATCAACACCAATGCCTTTTGTCGTGCCAAATGTGCCCCCAGCCGCTGGGGCGGCCCCCGCCGGGATGCCGCCAGCCTCTGCCGGTGCTTACGCCCTTTACCCACCAGTGCCTTCCTGGCCCTGCTTCAGCCCGCAGCCCGTGGGCTGCCATGGTTTGCCCCCACCACCCAGCACCGGCTCCCCCAGTACTTTTCACATGGTGCCTGGCCTCCCACCTCCGGCCATGGCCTGGCCCCCGCCGGCCGTGCCGCCCCCGCCTCCCTTTGGCCCCGGCGGCCCCTATGCCCCGGTAGGGTGGGCACCGCCATCCTACTGGCCAGGAATCCCCATGCCACCTCTGGTGCCTCCCCTGGCGTATGGGGACCCCGGAGCGGCGCTGCAGGGCACTGCTGCCTTCCCGGCTGGTGGCCACCCCAGCACGGCCCTCCTGCACGGGCAGCCTCCCACTGCCCCGGCACTCAGCTGCCTGGAGCCGCCGGCCTTCCCCGTCCAGCCGCCCGCCACCCCGGCCAGTGAGACAGGGGCTGCAGGTGGCCCGGCCAGGCCGGCTACCAGCAGGGTGTCGGACCCCAGGAGGCAGGCACGGCTGGCGGGGGAGAGCTCTCTCCCGAAGgcccctccagctccagcccctgcccagcccctggcagccccatcagctgctgctgcccagcccggCAGggtccctcctgcagctccagcccagcacacggcagccccccaggctgcccctgcccagcctccgGAGGAGCCCCAGGCTGCAACCCCCACCCAGCTCCCAAAGGCCCCCCCGGCTGCCATCTGTTGCCCTGCAGAGGTGTCCCCTGCCGCTGGCCCTGTCGGGGAGTCCCCTGGCACCCACCCCGTGGACGAGGCTGCAGGGCCAGGCAAGGGGGCAGTGGAGAAAGCCCTGCCGGAGCCcaaggcagctgctgggcaggagccACCTGGCCACAAATCCGCCTCCCAGGCTGTGGCACCACCACCAAAAGCGGGTCGAGAGAGCAGCCTGCCCACCAAGGCACCTGCCGCACGGCCATGGAGGCACCAGCCGCTTCTCAGCCCAGCGCAGCCCAGCGATAGCAGCAAGGACATCGTGCAAGCCTTCATCAGTGAGATTG GGATCGAAGCCACCGACCTGTCCAGCCTGCTGGAGCAGTTCGAGAAGTCTGAAG CCAAGAAGGAGGAGGCTCCTGTGCAGCCCCCTGAGGACAGGCGACCGGCGGGGAGCTCCGG gCTCGAGACCCAGCAGGACAGGAAGCCCCCGGACAGCCTGCAGGCCTCTGAGCTGGCCAATGTGGCAG GCCTCACCCCCCCAGCGACGCCCCCCCACCAGCTCTGGAAGCCATTGCCCGCTGTctcgctgctggccaaggccaagtCGCCCGGGTCTGCGCCCCAGGAAGGGCCTCAGAAGGTGGCCAAGCTGACGAAAGCCAAGCCGCTGCCCCAGAGCAAGCTCCAGGGGAAGAACCCGGCGTCAGCCTCTGCTGGCTCAGCCCCCAGCCACGTCTGCTCAGGAGACCACGACTACTGCATCCCGGGTGCGGCGCGGCCGGAGAGCAACGGCAGCTCTGGCACTCAGCCCCCCACCGAGGGCGGCTCCCGCTGGAACGTCAAACACCACCGGGACATCACTATCAAACCCATCTCCTCCTTAACCAAACGGACGCTGGACCAGCCCAAGCCcaccccgccagcccccgccACCACCGTGGAGCCCAGCCAGGAGCCCCTGGCGACAGCCTGCCTAGCCCCTCTGGATTATCGGACTAGCGTCCCCAACAAAGCCACCACTGGGTGCAGCAGCCCCCCCACCTCGGTGCTCCTGTCTCCAGCCGCATCCCCCTGCCGGGACCAGGAGATGCGGACTCCCAGTGCCCAGCCCAGCCATGCTGCTGCCAAGAGGTCCCTGCGCTGCTACCGGAGACCCCAGGACTCACCCAGCCCTCccgccagcagctggagggctggcaggagccgTGCCAGCCGCTCCTTCAGCTCCAGTTCAGATGGAGCTAGCGAGtcctcttcttcatcttcatcctcatcctcccGATCCCGGTCACGGTCGTTCTCCCCACCGCCCAAGCGGTGGCGAAG gtACCGCTCAAGATGTTcccacagctcctcctcccGCTCCAGCTGTGGGTCGTGTGGCAGGTCCCGGGACAGGTCCTCATCCTCGTCATCAGCATCCTCCTACTCATCCAGGTCCACGTCCCGCAGCCagtcccgctcccgctccccctcGCCCCGCAGGAGGAGTAACAGGCGGAGAAG ATACAGTTACGACGCACAGGACCACTACCAAAGGCAGAGGATCCTCCAGAAGGAACGTGCAATA GAGGAGCGGCGAGTTGTGTTTATTGGCAAGATCCCCAGCAGGATGACACGATCGGAGCTGCGGCACCGCTTCTCTGTGTTCGGGGACATCGAGGAGTGCACCCTGCACTTCCGCTCCGAGGG GGACAACTATGGCTTTGTCACCTACCGCTATGCCGAGGAAGCCTTTGCCGCCATCGAGAGCGGGCACAAGCTGCGGCGCCCGGACGAGCAGCCCTTCGACCTGTGCTTCGGCGGCCGCCGGCAGTTCTGCAGGAGGAACTATGCCGACTTGG ACTCAAACCGGGAGGATTTCGACCCAGCCCCCGTCAAGAGCAAGTTTGACTCCCTGGACTTCGACACGCTGCTGCGGCAGGCACAGCGCAGCCTGCGGAGGTAG
- the PPRC1 gene encoding peroxisome proliferator-activated receptor gamma coactivator-related protein 1 isoform X1, whose product MAALRGGAVPAAAGAGVGGAAAGAAPRGPAGGGAPREPPLRAGSPLQCFSLEEDDLNLTSLDAETILEAEEILGTMQNYLDSSVISIIEDLSLSEQSKACLDAQNELSLLTAITEILDSTDDETLSPFDTIMDVELLTSPRERENPSFQKFLSLSRPSLECESPALEQPKALRPLSSSSSISVVGKTDTDLAWDRATHGLEDPALPKKQVCSTPRVERKLGRHRAREQPLPQRSDGEEEEEEASLSTELDSSMEAAEFCVSGAEAVPEEREDPCIINTGDVSLSELVKSMHPYCLPTFTVCLDPETEPVAKELLSGPVLLEIVPGEGETVEIPVVLQPLAPSFPDQEPQLLGAGEGTRESVPEDREELPGAPAQENRIEEEKEEKPPGKEPSCTTPESTSPPETAAPRAWSPGSISQRSAEAPAGSKREGTEKGRGRERARKSRKKKAEEDQSEQARPGRDCVAHRLRSAGSGQPPGQPPTSRRRAARPSVQVSDFLARQLERARKEGQMELQVERVPWPRGRPRSMAGASLPKKAQQELQKEPAPEMVSVGLEKAETVVPPEKTAPNAEEPPAAVRPGPADQAEGEGDAQLAAEEGNGVLDTASPLSERGVGLEPPQSLPAAEPSEGLPKEAKPKALSLREYRIRMLHRQPSPGSRKDGEKQAVSKWPSIPEPPTELAEIPCLVSPVRPAAEAAGAQKSPEKPASPTAVPSPAGKAPAAPASAPAPATAPPPPSTPMPFVVPNVPPAAGAAPAGMPPASAGAYALYPPVPSWPCFSPQPVGCHGLPPPPSTGSPSTFHMVPGLPPPAMAWPPPAVPPPPPFGPGGPYAPVGWAPPSYWPGIPMPPLVPPLAYGDPGAALQGTAAFPAGGHPSTALLHGQPPTAPALSCLEPPAFPVQPPATPASETGAAGGPARPATSRVSDPRRQARLAGESSLPKAPPAPAPAQPLAAPSAAAAQPGRVPPAAPAQHTAAPQAAPAQPPEEPQAATPTQLPKAPPAAICCPAEVSPAAGPVGESPGTHPVDEAAGPGKGAVEKALPEPKAAAGQEPPGHKSASQAVAPPPKAGRESSLPTKAPAARPWRHQPLLSPAQPSDSSKDIVQAFISEIGIEATDLSSLLEQFEKSEAKKEEAPVQPPEDRRPAGSSGLETQQDRKPPDSLQASELANVAGNTQGLTPPATPPHQLWKPLPAVSLLAKAKSPGSAPQEGPQKVAKLTKAKPLPQSKLQGKNPASASAGSAPSHVCSGDHDYCIPGAARPESNGSSGTQPPTEGGSRWNVKHHRDITIKPISSLTKRTLDQPKPTPPAPATTVEPSQEPLATACLAPLDYRTSVPNKATTGCSSPPTSVLLSPAASPCRDQEMRTPSAQPSHAAAKRSLRCYRRPQDSPSPPASSWRAGRSRASRSFSSSSDGASESSSSSSSSSSRSRSRSFSPPPKRWRRYRSRCSHSSSSRSSCGSCGRSRDRSSSSSSASSYSSRSTSRSQSRSRSPSPRRRSNRRRRYSYDAQDHYQRQRILQKERAIEERRVVFIGKIPSRMTRSELRHRFSVFGDIEECTLHFRSEGDNYGFVTYRYAEEAFAAIESGHKLRRPDEQPFDLCFGGRRQFCRRNYADLDSNREDFDPAPVKSKFDSLDFDTLLRQAQRSLRR is encoded by the exons ATGGCGGCGCTGCGGGGCGGAGCGGtgcccgccgcggccggggccggggtcggcggcgccgcggccggggccgctccgcgggggccggcgggcggcggagccccGCGCGAGCCGCCCCTCCGCGCCGGCAGCCCCCTGCAG TGCTTTTCCCTTGAGGAGGATGACCTGAACTTAACGTCGCTGGATGCAGAAACCATCTTGGAGGCTGAAGAGATCCTGGGGACGATGCAGAACTATCTTGACTCTTCTGTGATCTCCATCATCGAGGACCTCTCTCTGAGCGAG CAGAGCAAGGCCTGCCTGGATGCGCAGAATGAGCTGTCCCTGCTGACTGCCATCACCGAGATCCTGGACAGCACGGACGACGAGACCCTGTCCCCCTTCGACACCATCATGGATGTGGAGCTGCTGACCTCGCCTCGGGAGCGGGAGAATCCCTCA TTTCAGAAGTTTCTCAGCTTATCCCGGCCGTCGCTGGAGTGCGAGAGCCCTGCCCTGGAGCAGCCCAAGGCTCTCAGgcctctgagcagcagcagcagcatctctgtggTTGGGAAG ACCGACACAGACTTGGCCTGGGACCGTGCCACTCACGGCCTTGAGGACCCGGCGCTGCCGAAGAAGCAAGTCTGCAGCACCCCGAGGGTGGAGAGAAAGCTGGGCCGGCACCGGGCCCGagagcagcccctgccacaGCGCAGcgatggggaggaagaggaggaggaggcttcCTTGAGCACAGAGCTAGACAGCAGCATGGAGGCTGCGGAGTTTTGCGTGAGTGGGGCCGAGGCGGTGCCGGAGGAGCGTGAAGACCCCTGCATCATCAACACGGGTGACGTGTCCCTGAGCGAGCTGGTGAAGTCCATGCACCCTTACTGCCTGCCCACTTTCACCGTGTGCCTGGACCCTGAGACCGAGCCCGTGGCCAAGGAGCTCCTGAGCGGTCCCGTCTTGCTGGAAATTGTGCCTGGTGAGGGGGAGACCGTGGAGATCCCTGTGGTGCTGCAGCCACTGGCCCCCAGCTTCCCCGACCAGgagccccagctcctgggagcaggggagggtACCAGAGAGTCAGTCCCAGAGGATCGAGAGGAGCTGCCAGGAGCTCCAGCCCAGGAAAACAGGAtcgaggaggagaaggaggagaaaccGCCTGGGAAGGAGCCCTCCTGCACTACCCCGGAGAGCACGTCCCCACCGGAgacagcagcacccagagccTGGAGCCCTGGCAGCATCTCCCAGCGCAGTGCAGAAGCACCAGCAGGCAGCAAACGCGAGGGCACCGAGAAGGGACGTGGCCGTGAGAGAGCAAGGAAGAGTcggaaaaagaaagcagaggaggaccAAAGCGAGcaggccaggccaggcagggactGCGTGGCCCACCGGCTCCGCTCGGCCGGCTCTGGGCAGCCCCCGGGCCAACCGCCCACCagccggcggcgggcagcgcgtCCCTCCGTCCAGGTCTCGGACTTCCTGGCGCGGCAGCTGGAGCGAGCCCGGAAGGAGGGGCAGATGGAGCTGCAAGTCGAGCGGGTGCCGTGGCCCCGGGGCAGGCCCCGGAGCATGGCGGGGGCCTCCCTGCCCAAGAAAGcgcagcaggagctgcagaaggagccGGCGCCAGAAATGGTGAGCGTAggcctggagaaggctgagaCTGTGGTGCCTCCGGAGAAGACCGCACCAAACGCAGAGGAGCCGCCAGCTGCAGTGCGTCCCGGCCCCGCAGACCAGGCTGAGGGCGAGGGGGATGCACAGCTGGCTGCTGAAGAGGGCAACGGGGTCTTGGACACTGCCTCTCCTCTTTCAGAGcgaggtgtggggctggagcccccCCAGAGCCTGCCGGCGGCTGAGCCGAGTGAGGGCCTGCCCAAGGAAGCCAAGCCCAAGGCCCTGAGCCTGCGGGAATACCGCATCCGCATGCTGCACCGCCAGCCCAGTCCAGGCAGCAGGAAGGACGGAGAGAAGCAAGCGGTCAGCAAGTGGCCCAGCATCCCTGAGCCTCCGACAGAGCTGGCGGAGATCCCCTGCCTGGTGTCACCCGTGCGCCCCGCCGCCGAGGCGGCCGGCGCTCAGAAGAGCCCGGAGAAACCCGCCAGTCCCACTGCCGTCCCTTCTCCTGCCGGCAAAGCTCCCGCTGCTCCAGCTTCGGCTCCAGCACCTGCCACGGCTCCACCACCCCCATCAACACCAATGCCTTTTGTCGTGCCAAATGTGCCCCCAGCCGCTGGGGCGGCCCCCGCCGGGATGCCGCCAGCCTCTGCCGGTGCTTACGCCCTTTACCCACCAGTGCCTTCCTGGCCCTGCTTCAGCCCGCAGCCCGTGGGCTGCCATGGTTTGCCCCCACCACCCAGCACCGGCTCCCCCAGTACTTTTCACATGGTGCCTGGCCTCCCACCTCCGGCCATGGCCTGGCCCCCGCCGGCCGTGCCGCCCCCGCCTCCCTTTGGCCCCGGCGGCCCCTATGCCCCGGTAGGGTGGGCACCGCCATCCTACTGGCCAGGAATCCCCATGCCACCTCTGGTGCCTCCCCTGGCGTATGGGGACCCCGGAGCGGCGCTGCAGGGCACTGCTGCCTTCCCGGCTGGTGGCCACCCCAGCACGGCCCTCCTGCACGGGCAGCCTCCCACTGCCCCGGCACTCAGCTGCCTGGAGCCGCCGGCCTTCCCCGTCCAGCCGCCCGCCACCCCGGCCAGTGAGACAGGGGCTGCAGGTGGCCCGGCCAGGCCGGCTACCAGCAGGGTGTCGGACCCCAGGAGGCAGGCACGGCTGGCGGGGGAGAGCTCTCTCCCGAAGgcccctccagctccagcccctgcccagcccctggcagccccatcagctgctgctgcccagcccggCAGggtccctcctgcagctccagcccagcacacggcagccccccaggctgcccctgcccagcctccgGAGGAGCCCCAGGCTGCAACCCCCACCCAGCTCCCAAAGGCCCCCCCGGCTGCCATCTGTTGCCCTGCAGAGGTGTCCCCTGCCGCTGGCCCTGTCGGGGAGTCCCCTGGCACCCACCCCGTGGACGAGGCTGCAGGGCCAGGCAAGGGGGCAGTGGAGAAAGCCCTGCCGGAGCCcaaggcagctgctgggcaggagccACCTGGCCACAAATCCGCCTCCCAGGCTGTGGCACCACCACCAAAAGCGGGTCGAGAGAGCAGCCTGCCCACCAAGGCACCTGCCGCACGGCCATGGAGGCACCAGCCGCTTCTCAGCCCAGCGCAGCCCAGCGATAGCAGCAAGGACATCGTGCAAGCCTTCATCAGTGAGATTG GGATCGAAGCCACCGACCTGTCCAGCCTGCTGGAGCAGTTCGAGAAGTCTGAAG CCAAGAAGGAGGAGGCTCCTGTGCAGCCCCCTGAGGACAGGCGACCGGCGGGGAGCTCCGG gCTCGAGACCCAGCAGGACAGGAAGCCCCCGGACAGCCTGCAGGCCTCTGAGCTGGCCAATGTGGCAGGTAACACCCAGG GCCTCACCCCCCCAGCGACGCCCCCCCACCAGCTCTGGAAGCCATTGCCCGCTGTctcgctgctggccaaggccaagtCGCCCGGGTCTGCGCCCCAGGAAGGGCCTCAGAAGGTGGCCAAGCTGACGAAAGCCAAGCCGCTGCCCCAGAGCAAGCTCCAGGGGAAGAACCCGGCGTCAGCCTCTGCTGGCTCAGCCCCCAGCCACGTCTGCTCAGGAGACCACGACTACTGCATCCCGGGTGCGGCGCGGCCGGAGAGCAACGGCAGCTCTGGCACTCAGCCCCCCACCGAGGGCGGCTCCCGCTGGAACGTCAAACACCACCGGGACATCACTATCAAACCCATCTCCTCCTTAACCAAACGGACGCTGGACCAGCCCAAGCCcaccccgccagcccccgccACCACCGTGGAGCCCAGCCAGGAGCCCCTGGCGACAGCCTGCCTAGCCCCTCTGGATTATCGGACTAGCGTCCCCAACAAAGCCACCACTGGGTGCAGCAGCCCCCCCACCTCGGTGCTCCTGTCTCCAGCCGCATCCCCCTGCCGGGACCAGGAGATGCGGACTCCCAGTGCCCAGCCCAGCCATGCTGCTGCCAAGAGGTCCCTGCGCTGCTACCGGAGACCCCAGGACTCACCCAGCCCTCccgccagcagctggagggctggcaggagccgTGCCAGCCGCTCCTTCAGCTCCAGTTCAGATGGAGCTAGCGAGtcctcttcttcatcttcatcctcatcctcccGATCCCGGTCACGGTCGTTCTCCCCACCGCCCAAGCGGTGGCGAAG gtACCGCTCAAGATGTTcccacagctcctcctcccGCTCCAGCTGTGGGTCGTGTGGCAGGTCCCGGGACAGGTCCTCATCCTCGTCATCAGCATCCTCCTACTCATCCAGGTCCACGTCCCGCAGCCagtcccgctcccgctccccctcGCCCCGCAGGAGGAGTAACAGGCGGAGAAG ATACAGTTACGACGCACAGGACCACTACCAAAGGCAGAGGATCCTCCAGAAGGAACGTGCAATA GAGGAGCGGCGAGTTGTGTTTATTGGCAAGATCCCCAGCAGGATGACACGATCGGAGCTGCGGCACCGCTTCTCTGTGTTCGGGGACATCGAGGAGTGCACCCTGCACTTCCGCTCCGAGGG GGACAACTATGGCTTTGTCACCTACCGCTATGCCGAGGAAGCCTTTGCCGCCATCGAGAGCGGGCACAAGCTGCGGCGCCCGGACGAGCAGCCCTTCGACCTGTGCTTCGGCGGCCGCCGGCAGTTCTGCAGGAGGAACTATGCCGACTTGG ACTCAAACCGGGAGGATTTCGACCCAGCCCCCGTCAAGAGCAAGTTTGACTCCCTGGACTTCGACACGCTGCTGCGGCAGGCACAGCGCAGCCTGCGGAGGTAG